From a region of the Phaseolus vulgaris cultivar G19833 chromosome 6, P. vulgaris v2.0, whole genome shotgun sequence genome:
- the LOC137832316 gene encoding uncharacterized protein: MLSVIRRKLRHFYSRILWLLWKRPRSKVVIKRLRKLSFKGHPRAELCKNKSRSDSNGLLVESESGRPIRIATFNVAMFSLAPAVSEFDEWVVSNHEHGSKKKNLIKGDFPKSILKQSPLHASLNKAQHLSDSESLPRSNLKVSINLPDNEISLANSRLLASMESTKEGTSDTIMGNVSGRHQVPARSPVCFPFIMNCCEGSERFTSSRSILEVLREIDADVMALQDVKAEEEKNMKPLSDLAAALGMKYVFAESWAPEYGNAILSKWPIKKWKVQKIADDNDFRNVLKATIDVPWAGEINLHSTQLDHLDENWRMKQVKAIFGSNDPPHILAGGLNSLYAPDYSSQRWTDIFNYYEKLGKPRPRSEVMNLMKSRGYIDAKDYAGECEPIVIIAKGQNVQGTCKYGTRVDYVLASPNSPYKYVPGSYSVISSKGTSDHHIVKVEIMRVNACTQKNVIRQCRKLKSKVVKITPPCSCSATSVRESTPPTKILVP; this comes from the exons ATGTTAAGTGTCATTAGAAGAAAACTCCGGCACTTTTATTCAAGGATATTGTGGCTACTATGGAAGCGCCCCAGGTCTAAAGTTGTTATTAAAAGGCTTAGAAAATTGAGCTTTAAGGGTCACCCTAGAGCAGAATTGTGTAAAAACAAATCTAGAAGTGACTCAAATGGCCTCTTGGTTGAGTCTGAATCTGGAAGGCCTATTAGGATTGCTACATTCAATGTTGCCATGTTTTCACTTGCACCTGCTGTTTCAGAATTTGATGAATGGGTTGTCTCCAATCACGAGCATGGATCTAAAAAGAAGAATCTCATAAAGGGTGACTTTCCCAAGAGTATACTCAAGCAGTCTCCATTGCATGCCTCTCTGAACAAAGCTCAGCATCTTTCTGACTCAGAGAGTTTGCCACGTTCAAATTTGAAGGTTTCTATTAATCTTCCTGACAATGAGATTTCATTGGCAAATAGTAGATTGCTTGCTTCAATGGAGAGTACTAAAGAGGGCACATCAGATACAATTATGGGAAATGTTTCTGGCAGGCATCAGGTTCCTGCAAGGTCTCCTGTGTGCTTTCCTTTCATCATGAACTGCTGTGAGGGCTCTGAGAGATTCACAAGCAGCAGAAGCATCCTGGAAGTTCTGAGGGAGATTGATGCCGATGTGATGGCCCTGCAGGATGTGAAGGCAGAGGAAGAGAAGAACATGAAGCCTCTTTCTGATTTGGCAGCTGCCTTGGGGATGAAATACGTGTTTGCTGAGAGTTGGGCTCCAGAATATGGAAATGCCATCTTATCGAAATGGCCAATTAAGAAGTGGAAAGTTCAAAAGATTGCTGATGATAATGATTTCAG gaatgttttgaaggCTACAATTGATGTGCCCTGGGCAGGAGAAATAAATTTGCACTCTACTCAACTTGACCATTTAGATGAGAATTGGAGAATGAAACAAGTGAAGGCAATATTTGGGTCCAATGACCCTCCCCATATCTTGGCAGGAGGTCTCAATTCCTTATATGCACCAGATTACTCATCTCAGAGATGGACAGATATTTTTAAT TATTATGAGAAACTCGGAAAGCCTAGGCCAAGGTCAGAAGTCATGAACCTCATGAAATCCAGAGGCTATATTGATGCAAAGGATTATGCAGGAGAATGTGAGCCCATTGTCATCATTGCCAAAGGCCAAA ATGTGCAGGGGACATGCAAGTATGGTACAAGAGTGGATTACGTATTGGCTTCCCCAAACTCTCCATACAAATATGTACCAGGGTCCTACTCAGTCATTTCTTCAAAAGGAACTTCTGATCACCATATAGTGAAAGTGGAGATTATGAGAGTAAATGCATGTACTCAGAAAAACGTCATTAGACAGTGCAGGAAACTAAAGAGTAAGGTTGTGAAAATAACACCACCATGTTCATGTTCTGCTACAAGTGTAAGGGAATCAACCCCACCTACCAAAATACTTGTACCATAG
- the LOC137832309 gene encoding putative E3 ubiquitin-protein ligase RF298 isoform X2: protein MASLVAGASSRTTPSVSVQEKGSRNKRKFRADPPLGEPNKSIPSVQHESLSYEFSAEKFEITPGHGQVSTSDMCSVNQDHSDGLKLGLGLSSPVVSSDFRLSQPKEESEVDDEFHDADWSDLTEAELEELLMSSLNIIFKSAIKKMVACGYTEDVATKAILRSGICYGCKDAVSNVVDNGLAFLRNGQEDPSREHYFEDLMQLEKYILAELVCVLREVRPFYSIGDAMWALLISDMNVSHACAMDGDPSNSFGSDGCSSVQTESQSKLESKGPELSLPIPSPCKLAPSGSQPEKSSLAGHTVLDIAKNSQILGLSGKEVSNSVRDSIDKSSSTSGTSQSPMVEEKYGSVRKVHSSGTKREYIFRQKSFHVEKGYRTYGSKGSLRGGRLNGLNGLILDKKLKSVSESTTINLKSASLNVNKEMGVDATQDNLNAVFSSNDGPSTPTAFSLDSNDTTSQSRDTSSLVHEANAILAVGNPNALPAMDTDLSLSLSSKSKYPVTPVCCDNEAPNSSSVGVPCDKPLGQWIPQDRKDEMILKLVPRVQELQNQLQEWTEWANQKVMQAARRLSKDKAELKTLRQEKDEVDRLRKEKQSLEENTMKKISEMENALCKASAQVERTNADVRKLEVENAVLRKEMEAAKLRAAESATSCQEVSRREKKTQMKFQSWEKQKSLFQEELMTEKHKLTQLLQELGQAKVQQEQVENGNGWAVPLC, encoded by the exons ATGGCATCACTGGTGGCCGGTGCTAGCAGTCGAACGACTCCTTCGGTGTCTGTCCAAGAAAAAGGGAGCAGGAATAAGAGAAAGTTCAGGGCTGATCCACCTTTAGGAGAGCCAAATAAGAGTATTCCTTCAGTTCAACATGAAAGCCTAAGTTATGAATTCTCTGCTGAAAAGTTTGAAATAACCCCAGGTCATGGGCAAGTTAGTACTTCTGACATGTGCAGTGTAAACCAAGATCATTCTGATGGGTTGAAGCTTGGCCTGGGATTGTCTAGTCCCGTAGTTTCATCTGACTTCAGACTCAGCCAACCTAAGGAGGAATCCGAGGTGGATGATGAATTCCATGACGCTGATTGGAGTGATCTTACTGAAGCTGAATTGGAAGAACTTCTCATGAGCAGTTTGAACATCATTTTCAAGAGTGCAATTAAAAAAATGGTTGCATGTGGATACACCGAAGATGTAGCTACAAAGGCCATCTTAAGGTCGGGCATCTGTTATGGATGCAAAGATGCTGTGTCTAATGTAGTTGATAATGGTTTAGCATTCCTTAGaaatggccaagaggatccttCAAGAGAGCATTATTTTGAAGATTTAATGCAGCTAGAGAAGTATATTTTGGCTGAGTTAGTTTGTGTTCTTCGAGAGGTCAGGCCATTCTATAGTATCGGGGATGCAATGTGGGCTTTGCTAATTTCTGACATGAACGTGTCACATGCTTGTGCAATGGACGGTGACCCTTCAAATAGTTTTGGTAGTGATGGCTGCTCTTCTGTTCAAACTGAATCACAGTCAAAATTAGAATCAAAAGGTCCTGAACTGAGTCTTCCAATTCCAAGTCCTTGTAAATTAGCCCCCTCAGGTTCTCAACCTGAGAAGTCCTCTTTGGCAGGACATACTGTTTTGGACATTGCAAAGAATTCTCAAATTCTTGGACTATCGGGGAAAGAGGTTTCCAATTCTGTGCGTGATTCTATTGATAAATCATCTAGTACTTCCGGGACATCTCAATCTCCTATGGTGGAAGAAAAGTATGGGAGTGTTAGAAAGGTCCATTCTAGTGGCACAAAGAGAGAATATATTTTTCGACAGAAGTCATTCCATGTAGAAAAAGGTTATCGAACATATGGGTCTAAAGGGTCATTGAGAGGAGGAAGACTGAATGGCTTGAATGGATTAATCTTGGATAAAAAACTGAAGTCTGTATCAGAATCTACTACCATAAACTTAAAGAGTGCATCCTTAAATGTAAATAAGGAAATGGGAGTTGATGCAACACAGGACAATTTGAATGCTGTTTTTTCATCTAACGATGGGCCGTCTACCCCCACTGCATTTAGCCTGGATTCCAATGACACCACTTCTCAGTCAAGGGATACTTCATCGTTGGTGCATGAAGCAAATGCTATACTTGCTGTTGGTAACCCAAATGCATTACCAGCTATGGATACTgatctttctctttctttgtcTTCAAAAAGTAAGTATCCTGTTACACCTGTATGCTGTGATAATGAGGCACCCAATAGTAGTTCTGTAGGGGTACCGTGTGACAAGCCCCTGGGACAGTGGATACCCCAAGATAGAAAggatgaaatgattttgaagCTAGTTCCAAGGGTTCAGGAGCTGCAAAACCAGCTTCAAGAATGGACAGAGTGGGCAAATCAGAAGGTTATGCAGGCTGCTCGTCGGCTGAGCAAGGACAAGGCTGAGCTTAAGACACTAAGACAAGAGAAAGACGAAGTTGATCGgcttagaaaagaaaaacaatcatTAGAGGAAAACACTATGAAAAAGATTTCTGAGATGGAAAATGCCTTGTGTAAAGCAAGTGCACAGGTAGAACGAACTAATGCAGATGTCCGTAAGCTTGAGGTGGAGAATGCTGTACTGAGGAAAGAGATGGAGGCTGCTAAGTTACGTGCAGCAGAATCAGCCACAAGCTGTCAAGAGGTCTCAAGGAGGGAAAAGAAGACCCAGATGAAGTTTCAATCATGGGAGAAGCAGAAATCCTTGTTCCAGGAAGAGCTAATGACTGAAAAACACAAATTAACTCAGTTGCTGCAAGAATTAGGGCAAGCTAAAGTGCAACAAGAACAAGTTGAG AATGGGAATGGGTGGGCAGTGCCTTTATGCTAA
- the LOC137832323 gene encoding uncharacterized protein, whose protein sequence is MGTEVLRPQDCLSHRIGVPPPAFSRRRTYANNVNVYRAHRKPVARPEQRKRVAEKRPVSDDSKVSRSSGMVMEKVTILRRGESLDSKLKSEALKKEGDDLVVVGTQRLGPDPEKLGKQIRIVDFRSGRDVYAGSAFAMSPAPSALPLPSFSKRQVGAAAAVDDSATRDLRRLLRLE, encoded by the coding sequence ATGGGCACGGAGGTTCTACGTCCACAAGATTGCTTAAGCCACCGAATCGGTGTTCCGCCGCCGGCATTTTCCCGCCGGAGGACTTACGCCAACAACGTCAATGTTTACCGCGCTCACCGAAAGCCTGTCGCCCGACCCGAACAACGAAAACGGGTCGCGGAGAAAAGGCCGGTTTCCGACGATTCGAAGGTTTCGAGGAGCAGCGGGATGGTGATGGAGAAGGTGACGATTCTCCGGAGGGGGGAGTCGCTCGATTCAAAGCTCAAAAGCGAAGCCTTGAAGAAGGAAGGTGACGATTTGGTTGTCGTCGGGACCCAGAGACTCGGACCCGACCCGGAAAAGCTTGGGAAGCAGATCCGGATCGTGGATTTCAGGTCCGGACGCGATGTTTATGCGGGGTCGGCGTTCGCGATGTCGCCTGCGCCCAGCGCGCTTCCCTTGCCGTCGTTTTCGAAGAGGCAAGTGGGAGCGGCGGCGGCTGTGGACGACTCCGCCACGAGGGATCTGAGGCGCTTGCTCCGCCTTGAATGA
- the LOC137832309 gene encoding putative E3 ubiquitin-protein ligase RF298 isoform X1, with protein MASLVAGASSRTTPSVSVQEKGSRNKRKFRADPPLGEPNKSIPSVQHESLSYEFSAEKFEITPGHGQVSTSDMCSVNQDHSDGLKLGLGLSSPVVSSDFRLSQPKEESEVDDEFHDADWSDLTEAELEELLMSSLNIIFKSAIKKMVACGYTEDVATKAILRSGICYGCKDAVSNVVDNGLAFLRNGQEDPSREHYFEDLMQLEKYILAELVCVLREVRPFYSIGDAMWALLISDMNVSHACAMDGDPSNSFGSDGCSSVQTESQSKLESKGPELSLPIPSPCKLAPSGSQPEKSSLAGHTVLDIAKNSQILGLSGKEVSNSVRDSIDKSSSTSGTSQSPMVEEKYGSVRKVHSSGTKREYIFRQKSFHVEKGYRTYGSKGSLRGGRLNGLNGLILDKKLKSVSESTTINLKSASLNVNKEMGVDATQDNLNAVFSSNDGPSTPTAFSLDSNDTTSQSRDTSSLVHEANAILAVGNPNALPAMDTDLSLSLSSKSKYPVTPVCCDNEAPNSSSVGVPCDKPLGQWIPQDRKDEMILKLVPRVQELQNQLQEWTEWANQKVMQAARRLSKDKAELKTLRQEKDEVDRLRKEKQSLEENTMKKISEMENALCKASAQVERTNADVRKLEVENAVLRKEMEAAKLRAAESATSCQEVSRREKKTQMKFQSWEKQKSLFQEELMTEKHKLTQLLQELGQAKVQQEQVEARWQQAAKAKEELLLQASSIRKEREQIEESAKSKADMIKLKAEENLQRYRDDIHKLEKEISQLRQKTDSSKIAALRRGIDGNYASSRVDMENGSVLDESRTTFISELATSLNDYSLTGGVKRERECVMCLSEEMSIVFLPCAHQVVCTTCNELHEKQGMQDCPSCRSPIQKRISVRFGHT; from the exons ATGGCATCACTGGTGGCCGGTGCTAGCAGTCGAACGACTCCTTCGGTGTCTGTCCAAGAAAAAGGGAGCAGGAATAAGAGAAAGTTCAGGGCTGATCCACCTTTAGGAGAGCCAAATAAGAGTATTCCTTCAGTTCAACATGAAAGCCTAAGTTATGAATTCTCTGCTGAAAAGTTTGAAATAACCCCAGGTCATGGGCAAGTTAGTACTTCTGACATGTGCAGTGTAAACCAAGATCATTCTGATGGGTTGAAGCTTGGCCTGGGATTGTCTAGTCCCGTAGTTTCATCTGACTTCAGACTCAGCCAACCTAAGGAGGAATCCGAGGTGGATGATGAATTCCATGACGCTGATTGGAGTGATCTTACTGAAGCTGAATTGGAAGAACTTCTCATGAGCAGTTTGAACATCATTTTCAAGAGTGCAATTAAAAAAATGGTTGCATGTGGATACACCGAAGATGTAGCTACAAAGGCCATCTTAAGGTCGGGCATCTGTTATGGATGCAAAGATGCTGTGTCTAATGTAGTTGATAATGGTTTAGCATTCCTTAGaaatggccaagaggatccttCAAGAGAGCATTATTTTGAAGATTTAATGCAGCTAGAGAAGTATATTTTGGCTGAGTTAGTTTGTGTTCTTCGAGAGGTCAGGCCATTCTATAGTATCGGGGATGCAATGTGGGCTTTGCTAATTTCTGACATGAACGTGTCACATGCTTGTGCAATGGACGGTGACCCTTCAAATAGTTTTGGTAGTGATGGCTGCTCTTCTGTTCAAACTGAATCACAGTCAAAATTAGAATCAAAAGGTCCTGAACTGAGTCTTCCAATTCCAAGTCCTTGTAAATTAGCCCCCTCAGGTTCTCAACCTGAGAAGTCCTCTTTGGCAGGACATACTGTTTTGGACATTGCAAAGAATTCTCAAATTCTTGGACTATCGGGGAAAGAGGTTTCCAATTCTGTGCGTGATTCTATTGATAAATCATCTAGTACTTCCGGGACATCTCAATCTCCTATGGTGGAAGAAAAGTATGGGAGTGTTAGAAAGGTCCATTCTAGTGGCACAAAGAGAGAATATATTTTTCGACAGAAGTCATTCCATGTAGAAAAAGGTTATCGAACATATGGGTCTAAAGGGTCATTGAGAGGAGGAAGACTGAATGGCTTGAATGGATTAATCTTGGATAAAAAACTGAAGTCTGTATCAGAATCTACTACCATAAACTTAAAGAGTGCATCCTTAAATGTAAATAAGGAAATGGGAGTTGATGCAACACAGGACAATTTGAATGCTGTTTTTTCATCTAACGATGGGCCGTCTACCCCCACTGCATTTAGCCTGGATTCCAATGACACCACTTCTCAGTCAAGGGATACTTCATCGTTGGTGCATGAAGCAAATGCTATACTTGCTGTTGGTAACCCAAATGCATTACCAGCTATGGATACTgatctttctctttctttgtcTTCAAAAAGTAAGTATCCTGTTACACCTGTATGCTGTGATAATGAGGCACCCAATAGTAGTTCTGTAGGGGTACCGTGTGACAAGCCCCTGGGACAGTGGATACCCCAAGATAGAAAggatgaaatgattttgaagCTAGTTCCAAGGGTTCAGGAGCTGCAAAACCAGCTTCAAGAATGGACAGAGTGGGCAAATCAGAAGGTTATGCAGGCTGCTCGTCGGCTGAGCAAGGACAAGGCTGAGCTTAAGACACTAAGACAAGAGAAAGACGAAGTTGATCGgcttagaaaagaaaaacaatcatTAGAGGAAAACACTATGAAAAAGATTTCTGAGATGGAAAATGCCTTGTGTAAAGCAAGTGCACAGGTAGAACGAACTAATGCAGATGTCCGTAAGCTTGAGGTGGAGAATGCTGTACTGAGGAAAGAGATGGAGGCTGCTAAGTTACGTGCAGCAGAATCAGCCACAAGCTGTCAAGAGGTCTCAAGGAGGGAAAAGAAGACCCAGATGAAGTTTCAATCATGGGAGAAGCAGAAATCCTTGTTCCAGGAAGAGCTAATGACTGAAAAACACAAATTAACTCAGTTGCTGCAAGAATTAGGGCAAGCTAAAGTGCAACAAGAACAAGTTGAG GCTAGGTGGCAGCAGGCAGCAAAGGCAAAAGAAGAACTCCTTTTACAGGCCAGTTCTATAAGAAAAGAAAGGGAACAAATTGAGGAGTCAGCAAAATCAAAAGCGGATATGATCAAACTGAAAGCAGAGGAGAATCTGCAGAGGTACAGAGATGACATCCATAAACTTGAAAAAGAAATTTCCCAACTGAGACAGAAGACCGACTCTTCCAAAATTGCTGCACTCAGAAGGGGAATTGATGGAAACTATGCGAGCAGCCGTGTGGACATGGAAAATGGTTCTGTTCTGGATGAATCAAGGACCACTTTTATCTCAGAACTGGCTACAAGCTTAAATGACTACTCTTTGACCGGTGGTGTTAAACGGGAAAGAGAATGTGTGATGTGTCTCTCTGAAGAGATGTCTATTGTATTCCTCCCATGTGCTCATCAGGTTGTTTGTACAACCTGCAATGAGCTCCATGAGAAACAAGGTATGCAAGACTGTCCTTCTTGCAGGAGCCCAATCCAGAAGCGTATTTCTGTTCGTTTTGGGCATACATAG
- the LOC137832309 gene encoding putative E3 ubiquitin-protein ligase RF298 isoform X3, translated as MASLVAGASSRTTPSVSVQEKGSRNKRKFRADPPLGEPNKSIPSVQHESLSYEFSAEKFEITPGHGQVSTSDMCSVNQDHSDGLKLGLGLSSPVVSSDFRLSQPKEESEVDDEFHDADWSDLTEAELEELLMSSLNIIFKSAIKKMVACGYTEDVATKAILRSGICYGCKDAVSNVVDNGLAFLRNGQEDPSREHYFEDLMQLEKYILAELVCVLREVRPFYSIGDAMWALLISDMNVSHACAMDGDPSNSFGSDGCSSVQTESQSKLESKGPELSLPIPSPCKLAPSGSQPEKSSLAGHTVLDIAKNSQILGLSGKEVSNSVRDSIDKSSSTSGTSQSPMVEEKYGSVRKVHSSGTKREYIFRQKSFHVEKGYRTYGSKGSLRGGRLNGLNGLILDKKLKSVSESTTINLKSASLNVNKEMGVDATQDNLNAVFSSNDGPSTPTAFSLDSNDTTSQSRDTSSLVHEANAILAVGNPNALPAMDTDLSLSLSSKSKYPVTPVCCDNEAPNSSSVGVPCDKPLGQWIPQDRKDEMILKLVPRVQELQNQLQEWTEWANQKVMQAARRLSKDKAELKTLRQEKDEVDRLRKEKQSLEENTMKKISEMENALCKASAQVERTNADVRKLEVENAVLRKEMEAAKLRAAESATSCQEVSRREKKTQMKFQSWEKQKSLFQEELMTEKHKLTQLLQELGQAKVQQEQVEKWNMYIHHF; from the exons ATGGCATCACTGGTGGCCGGTGCTAGCAGTCGAACGACTCCTTCGGTGTCTGTCCAAGAAAAAGGGAGCAGGAATAAGAGAAAGTTCAGGGCTGATCCACCTTTAGGAGAGCCAAATAAGAGTATTCCTTCAGTTCAACATGAAAGCCTAAGTTATGAATTCTCTGCTGAAAAGTTTGAAATAACCCCAGGTCATGGGCAAGTTAGTACTTCTGACATGTGCAGTGTAAACCAAGATCATTCTGATGGGTTGAAGCTTGGCCTGGGATTGTCTAGTCCCGTAGTTTCATCTGACTTCAGACTCAGCCAACCTAAGGAGGAATCCGAGGTGGATGATGAATTCCATGACGCTGATTGGAGTGATCTTACTGAAGCTGAATTGGAAGAACTTCTCATGAGCAGTTTGAACATCATTTTCAAGAGTGCAATTAAAAAAATGGTTGCATGTGGATACACCGAAGATGTAGCTACAAAGGCCATCTTAAGGTCGGGCATCTGTTATGGATGCAAAGATGCTGTGTCTAATGTAGTTGATAATGGTTTAGCATTCCTTAGaaatggccaagaggatccttCAAGAGAGCATTATTTTGAAGATTTAATGCAGCTAGAGAAGTATATTTTGGCTGAGTTAGTTTGTGTTCTTCGAGAGGTCAGGCCATTCTATAGTATCGGGGATGCAATGTGGGCTTTGCTAATTTCTGACATGAACGTGTCACATGCTTGTGCAATGGACGGTGACCCTTCAAATAGTTTTGGTAGTGATGGCTGCTCTTCTGTTCAAACTGAATCACAGTCAAAATTAGAATCAAAAGGTCCTGAACTGAGTCTTCCAATTCCAAGTCCTTGTAAATTAGCCCCCTCAGGTTCTCAACCTGAGAAGTCCTCTTTGGCAGGACATACTGTTTTGGACATTGCAAAGAATTCTCAAATTCTTGGACTATCGGGGAAAGAGGTTTCCAATTCTGTGCGTGATTCTATTGATAAATCATCTAGTACTTCCGGGACATCTCAATCTCCTATGGTGGAAGAAAAGTATGGGAGTGTTAGAAAGGTCCATTCTAGTGGCACAAAGAGAGAATATATTTTTCGACAGAAGTCATTCCATGTAGAAAAAGGTTATCGAACATATGGGTCTAAAGGGTCATTGAGAGGAGGAAGACTGAATGGCTTGAATGGATTAATCTTGGATAAAAAACTGAAGTCTGTATCAGAATCTACTACCATAAACTTAAAGAGTGCATCCTTAAATGTAAATAAGGAAATGGGAGTTGATGCAACACAGGACAATTTGAATGCTGTTTTTTCATCTAACGATGGGCCGTCTACCCCCACTGCATTTAGCCTGGATTCCAATGACACCACTTCTCAGTCAAGGGATACTTCATCGTTGGTGCATGAAGCAAATGCTATACTTGCTGTTGGTAACCCAAATGCATTACCAGCTATGGATACTgatctttctctttctttgtcTTCAAAAAGTAAGTATCCTGTTACACCTGTATGCTGTGATAATGAGGCACCCAATAGTAGTTCTGTAGGGGTACCGTGTGACAAGCCCCTGGGACAGTGGATACCCCAAGATAGAAAggatgaaatgattttgaagCTAGTTCCAAGGGTTCAGGAGCTGCAAAACCAGCTTCAAGAATGGACAGAGTGGGCAAATCAGAAGGTTATGCAGGCTGCTCGTCGGCTGAGCAAGGACAAGGCTGAGCTTAAGACACTAAGACAAGAGAAAGACGAAGTTGATCGgcttagaaaagaaaaacaatcatTAGAGGAAAACACTATGAAAAAGATTTCTGAGATGGAAAATGCCTTGTGTAAAGCAAGTGCACAGGTAGAACGAACTAATGCAGATGTCCGTAAGCTTGAGGTGGAGAATGCTGTACTGAGGAAAGAGATGGAGGCTGCTAAGTTACGTGCAGCAGAATCAGCCACAAGCTGTCAAGAGGTCTCAAGGAGGGAAAAGAAGACCCAGATGAAGTTTCAATCATGGGAGAAGCAGAAATCCTTGTTCCAGGAAGAGCTAATGACTGAAAAACACAAATTAACTCAGTTGCTGCAAGAATTAGGGCAAGCTAAAGTGCAACAAGAACAAGTTGAG AAGTGGAACATGTACATACATCACTTTTGA
- the LOC137832325 gene encoding uncharacterized protein At4g15545-like: protein MMLVQSSGSQVDLPEELLQVLPSDPYEQLDVARKITSVALSTRVNALQSESSTLRAELADREQLIAELQAQVDSYDAALSEAADKLARADQDKESLVKENASLSNAVRKLTRDVSKLESFRKTLMKSLHEDEDNSGGTPESAAKLHSQASITSSSQFGDEDASTPSSRSSSMRLNPSDTSNYFAEDRESDGSRSGASHNVVLSSQSSTPRITPPGSPPSRSALVSPTRTSSKPVSPRRHAMSFSTSRGMFDDRSSAASQTGRTRVDGKEFFRQVRSRLSYEQFGAFLANVKELNSHKQTKEETLQNANEIFGAENKDLYTIFEGLIMRNVH from the exons ATGATGCTGGTTCAATCCAGTGGTTCCCAGGTGGATCTTCCGGAGGAGTTGCTACAAGTTCTGCCGTCTGATCCTTATGAGCAGCTTGATGTGGCCCGCAAGATCACCTCCGTTGCGCTCTCCACACGTGTCAACGCGCTCCAATCAGAGTCATCCACTTTGCGCGCCGAACTCGCCGATAGGGAGCAGCTCATCGCCGAGCTCCAGGCTCAGGTCGACTCCTACGACGCCGCTCTCTCCGAAGCCGCCGATAAGCTGGCCCGAGCCGACCAAGACAAG GAGAGTTTGGTGAAGGAGAATGCTTCTCTTTCCAATGCGGTGAGAAAGCTCACCAGAGATGTCTCCAAG TTGGAGAGTTTCAGAAAGACACTTATGAAGTCACTCCACGAGGATGAAGATAATTCT GGAGGAACACCAGAAAGTGCCGCTAAGTTGCATAGTCAAGCAAGTATCACTTCCTCGTCGCAATTTGGAG ATGAAGATGCTTCAACGCCTTCTTCTAGATCTTCTTCAATGCGACTAAACCCTTCTGATACGTCAAATTATTTTGCAGAGGATCGTGAGTCTGATG GTTCAAGATCTGGAGCATCACATAATGTTGTGTTATCATCTCAAAGTAGCACCCCTCGCATTACTCCTCCAGGTTCCCCTCCTAGTAGGTCTGCACTGGTATCCCCAACAAGAACATCATCTAAGCCTGTGTCTCCAAGGCGCCATGCAATGTCCTTTTCAACCTCAAGAGGAATGTTTGATGATAGGTCCTCAGCAGCCTCACAAACTG GTCGAACACGGGTGGATGGAAAAGAGTTTTTTCGCCAAGTTAG GAGTCGCTTATCTTATGAGCAGTTTGGTGCATTTTTAGCAAATGTGAAGGAACTGAATTCTCATAAACAAACCAAAGAG GAAACACTACAGAATGCTAATGAAATTTTTGGGGCTGAAAACAAAGACCTTTATACTATATTTGAGGGATTGATAATGCGCAATGTCCATTAG
- the LOC137832317 gene encoding protein DMP2-like, producing MTNKGLITSSSKTTSQKTRASTMSGKTFSALGNLVKLLPTGTVFLFQFLIPVVTNNGHCTTVNKYLTGALLVVCAFNCAFASFTDSYTGSDGERHYGVVTNKGLWPSPASESLDLSVYKLRFGDFVHALLSLVVFAVLGLLDTNTVRCFYPEFESGEKLLMQVVPPVIGVVASSVFVIFPNKRHGIGYPTSSDSNDTSQKSKT from the coding sequence ATGACGAATAAAGGCCTCATAACCTCTTCCTCCAAAACAACCTCCCAGAAAACACGCGCTTCAACTATGTCGGGAAAAACATTCTCGGCGCTAGGAAACCTCGTCAAGCTTCTCCCCACCGGCACTGTTTTCCTCTTCCAGTTCCTCATTCCTGTCGTCACAAACAACGGACACTGCACCACTGTCAACAAGTACCTCACCGGAGCGCTCCTTGTGGTGTGTGCTTTCAACTGCGCCTTCGCTTCCTTCACCGACAGCTACACCGGCAGTGACGGTGAGCGCCACTATGGCGTCGTCACCAACAAGGGGCTGTGGCCTTCGCCGGCGTCCGAGTCACTCGACTTGTCCGTATATAAGCTCCGGTTCGGGGACTTCGTTCACGCTTTGTTGTCGTTGGTTGTTTTCGCTGTGCTGGGATTGCTCGATACCAACACTGTGCGTTGTTTCTATCCTGAATTTGAGTCCGGTGAGAAGCTTCTGATGCAGGTGGTGCCTCCGGTTATTGGAGTAGTTGCGAGCTCCGTGTTCGTTATTTTCCCCAATAAGCGTCATGGAATTGGATACCCTACCAGTTCTGATTCCAACGATACTTCTCAGAAGTCTAAGACTTGA